A window of Ranitomeya variabilis isolate aRanVar5 chromosome 2, aRanVar5.hap1, whole genome shotgun sequence contains these coding sequences:
- the LOC143810064 gene encoding uncharacterized protein LOC143810064 translates to MTERRSTRPKKEASYKEYVAKKTPARRKKATYKKRRTLKFFLEQAAILPEIGDPDTEVDCRLYTIEEIEASLELAKTSRQGEEKRIPNPEDIDDAVALMDLSRNWEEPRAAEQAEKLKMKKRSRKRTDKTSKPPPKKRSKKE, encoded by the exons atgaccgagagAAGATCTACCAGACCTAAAAAAGAGGCCAGCTATAAGGAATATGTAGCTAAAAAAACAC CTGCTCGCCGTAAAAAAGCGACGTATAAAAAGAGAAGAACACTAAAATTCTTCCTGGAACAAGCCGCCATTCTCCCCGAGATCGGAGATCCCGACACTGAAGTCGACTGCAGACTTTATACAAT AGAGGAGATTGAGGCATCACTGGAGCTTGCGAAAACGTCAAGGCAAGGAGAGGAAAAAAGAATTCCCAACCC AGAAGATATTGATGACGCGGTCGCACTGATGGATCTGTCGAGAAATTGGGAGGAGCCCAGAGCAGCCGAGCA GGCAGAAAAGCTCAAAATGAAGAAAAGGTCAAGAAAAAGAACTGATAAAACCAGCAAGCCGCCCCCCAAAAAAAGATCAAAAAAAGAATAG